The stretch of DNA GACCTGCTGCGGGAGGTCGTCCCCGAGTCGGCCGCCACGCCCAACGGCGGCGAGGACGTCGACGAGGAGTCGGTCTACCGGGTGCTGGTCCCCGTCGCGCGCCCCGACCGGGCGCTGCGCTACCTCAAGCTCGCGGGCGCGATCGCGTCGGCCTCGGAACGGCGGCCCGTCGTCCACGTGCTGAACGTCACGCAGGTCCCCGACCAGACGCCGTGGGAGACGGTCCAGGACACCGCGCAGGCCCGCACCGAGCGCATCCAGGAGGAGCTAGAGGGTGCCGACGTCGACGTCGACTACACGGTCGAGGGCCACACCTGCCGGGACGTGGCCTTCGACATCGTCCAGTCGGCCCGCGACGACGACGCCGACCTCGTCCTGATGGGGTACCCGACCCAGCACCGTGACGTGACCGAGACGGTCGAACGCGAGGCCCCCTGTCCGGTGTTCTTCGCCGGCCAGTCCGTCTCCGCGGCGGACCTCGACGTCATCAACATCGGTGCCGGCGGCGGCCCCCACCACAAGGACGTGTTGCCGCTCGTGAACGCGCTCGGCCAGCAGGGCAGCGAGGTCCACCTCATCAACGTCACCTCCGGCGAGGAGGGGACCGACGAGACGCCCGGCCCGACGCTTGACGCGCTGGAGGGGGTCGAGACGACGCAGGTCCACAACGTCGCCGCCGAGTCCGTCGCCGAGGGACTCGTCACGACGGCCGCGGAGAACGGCGGCGTGCTCGTCCTGGGGGCCTCCCGCGACCGCTGGCTCCGCCAGGCGCTGTTCGGCAGTACGCCCGATCAGGTCATCCAGCTGGCCGAAGAGAGCGACGTGCCGGTGCTGGTCTACGCCAGCGAGACCGGCGTCTCCGGCCGGCTGAGCGAGCGGCTGTTCCCGATCGTCCGCTACGTCAGAAAGCGGTTCCCGCGCCGCGGTTCGACCGGCGGCGGGAGCCCCGAGCGGAACCTCTAGCGGTTGATCTCGACGGACTCGAGCACGATGTCGCTCGTCGGAGCGTCGTTCCGGTCCGTCGCCGCGTCGCCGATGGCCTCGACGACGTCCATCCCGTCGATCACCTCGCCGAAGACGGCGTGGTCGCCGTCGAGGTGGGGCTGGGCCGCCAGCGTGATGAAGAACTGCGAGCCGTTGGTGTTCGGGCCGCGGTTGGCCATACTGACGATCCCGGCGGAGTCGTGGCTCAGATCGTCGTGGAACTCGTCGTCGAACGTGTAGCCCGGCCCGCCCCGACCGGTGCCGGTCGGGTCGCCCATCTGGATCATGAAGTCCTCGATGATCCGGTGGATCTCGATGTCGGTGTACAGCGGGTCGATGCGCTTCTCGCCGGAGTCGGGGTCCTCCCAGGCACCCGTGCCGGGGCCGACCTCGGTGCCCTCGTAGTCGTTCGCGCCCTCGGCCAGCCCGACGAAGTTCTCGACGGTGGTCGGGACCTTCTCGTCGAACAGGTCGATCTCGATGTCGCCCTCTGTCGTGTGCAGCGTCGCGGTCAGGTCGCTCATAGCCGTCCCGACGGCACGGGCGGGGAAAAGCCTGCCCACTACCGGTCGAGGTGCGAGCGCAGCAGGTCGGTCACCCGCTCGGGCGCGTCGAACTGCACCCAGTGGCTCGCGTCCGGCAGTCGCTCGACCCGGCAGTCCGGGACCCACCGCGTCAGCCCCTCCGTCAGCGAGGGGTCGAGCATCCCGTCCTGCTCCCCCCAGACGAGCAGGGTGGGTGCCGCGACCCGCGCGTCGCCGACGCCGCCCTGTGTCAGCGTCAGTCTCGCGTTCCGGCGGAACGCGGCCCGGTAGTAGTTCACCGCCGCTGTCAGCGCGCCCGGGCGGTCGAGGGCGCGCTTGTAGCGCTCGACGTCCGCCGCGGAGAAGGCGTCGGGCCGCACCGGCTGTTCGCGGAACAGCCGCTCGAGGGCCGCGTAGTCGTCCCGGCAGATGGCCCACTCCGGGAGCCGCGGGAGCTGGAAGGCACCGACGTACCACGACCTGACGAGCTGCGAGAACGACGAGCGCAGCGCCCGCTCGTAGGCCGAGGGGTGGGGCGCGTTCAGGACGGCCAGCCGGTCGACCACCTCGGGGCGGTCGATCGCCGTCTGCCACGCGACGAGACCGCCCCAGTCGTGGCCGACGACGTGGGCCGACGCGCGGCCGGCGGCGTCGACGAGGCCGGC from Haloarcula litorea encodes:
- a CDS encoding peptidylprolyl isomerase, which produces MSDLTATLHTTEGDIEIDLFDEKVPTTVENFVGLAEGANDYEGTEVGPGTGAWEDPDSGEKRIDPLYTDIEIHRIIEDFMIQMGDPTGTGRGGPGYTFDDEFHDDLSHDSAGIVSMANRGPNTNGSQFFITLAAQPHLDGDHAVFGEVIDGMDVVEAIGDAATDRNDAPTSDIVLESVEINR
- a CDS encoding alpha/beta fold hydrolase; translated protein: MTETGVAADPTVADEDAVWTHETVATNGVDLHAVTAGPTDGDLVLLLHGFPEFWYSWHRQIPALAEAGYRVVAPDLRGYNRSAKPAGVSAYRVEELVADVAGLVDAAGRASAHVVGHDWGGLVAWQTAIDRPEVVDRLAVLNAPHPSAYERALRSSFSQLVRSWYVGAFQLPRLPEWAICRDDYAALERLFREQPVRPDAFSAADVERYKRALDRPGALTAAVNYYRAAFRRNARLTLTQGGVGDARVAAPTLLVWGEQDGMLDPSLTEGLTRWVPDCRVERLPDASHWVQFDAPERVTDLLRSHLDR